The Micromonospora sp. Llam0 genome includes a window with the following:
- a CDS encoding winged helix-turn-helix transcriptional regulator: protein MEYDDLAKIDNLAHNLWDAAALFCLEHKSLRYTELGREMAAWSGRYLSESELTRTRHRLVRRKMISPGPGANGHNVYTITEAGRVRLAQIRVIIQIVPRLDQPDGHTADDDEKPADIEKAEDDGKPDDEG from the coding sequence GTGGAGTACGACGACCTCGCCAAGATCGACAATCTAGCTCACAACCTATGGGACGCGGCAGCCCTGTTCTGCCTGGAGCACAAGTCCCTGCGCTACACCGAGTTGGGCCGCGAGATGGCAGCATGGAGTGGCCGCTACCTCAGCGAGTCTGAGTTGACCCGCACACGCCACCGCCTGGTACGGCGCAAAATGATCAGCCCTGGCCCGGGAGCCAACGGCCACAACGTCTACACCATCACGGAAGCAGGCCGAGTCCGTCTCGCCCAGATCCGCGTCATCATTCAGATCGTGCCACGCCTTGACCAGCCCGACGGCCACACGGCGGACGACGACGAGAAGCCAGCGGACATCGAGAAAGCCGAGGACGACGGAAAGCCAGACGACGAGGGATGA
- a CDS encoding DEAD/DEAH box helicase, which translates to MRPTLQARALKESLLQYLSTTYALADEGAREALHRFLGDETSGMFRGPYLRIRTPFTLAGPGWERHLQWRREGWTPYAHQAAAFARLTSANEHTPQPTLITTGTGSGKTESFLYPVLDHCRRERAAGRAGIKAVLLYPMNALATDQAQRINELLIGNQDKLGRVSAGLYIGDRAALRYDRVRTTRSDMQLTPPDILITNYKMLDLLLQRDDDRPLWHDADIRYVVVDEFHTYDGAQGTDVAMLLRRLAAAVGTPDERRPLGDICPVATSATLASATDEEAIARLLAVATDVFGAEFTHDSIVGEDRLSVDEFIPMDDLRQALPLPSPDEILALPDPAASDDALLDLIEAVTAVRDPDRALLGSNLKRHLFTRAVLMAFSGDLRISAEVLDTMWRAGASGWAATIARQPEKAAEALARFVALLSHARDPDAKPGEVRPFVHVEVHQWARAVTRLLRGVLPWPRAEFRWDVAGTDNSVARGGNPVVPATTATAGQSANLFLPAVYCRSCGRSGWAVFSPESDDGDVQFDTFKIRRAAAGQDKVRVRYLIAGTDREAREGSGPTVMPVSARRGVSGSSATQGVAGTLLVLDAVRQRLRPPDPAGDYDTVTGEPRLTARDSAFVLANVGSTANTAAREDWCPACGERNAIRFLGTGAAAVAAAAITQLFTGGELDREAGEAKTLMFNDSVQDAAHRAGFVANRSYTFSLRALLTAHLNERGGTALNDLIADVVAATTDPATLAAVVPPDLHGLRGVDRLLSGRGRGGDLATWKLVGQRLAFETLMEFGFRSRNGRTLELTRTAAAHVRIPDPAAAVALVREIHAELDRDGLPVVAQDDTRYLAFLRVFLERLRTRGAVAHTWLDQYINEAGTSRYFIWGRRPVGMRAFPSRVAAPVFLLAAPKAGSEFDIAGGRLSWYERWAGRCLALPRELAGEFWGLLLPKLTSAGLLSVRTPNDTSGRVYGLRPGNVEALLLDDKEVSQSFVRCPVCSWEQTVHPSLLDQWRDQPCPSYRCRTGRVVAGDRPDGLGRHHRDRDYTRDYYRGLYRRAGTYQIVTAEHTGLLTRPQRERVEVAFKRNLGDRDARYNDPNVLSCTPTLEMGIDIGDLSAVVLAALPRRPASYAQQTGRAGRRTGNAFLLTIPDRRRRDLYFLDRPRDLMAGAIVPPGCYLSAVEILRRQYVAHLLDLAAAEKLVRADGIVLRPLPRRAPALFGPSGYLADLVQVATTQGATLVEGFLRLFPTGISEHVKDELRAFATRGLASAVEEAEREWQRMEKLLRTRLRAIDEAYAELHDTDPEQAREKAELDAERRVVGKRLLLRGDTSAQATLCDLGLLPNYALIDTTTTFSATVYGEDGVVDPRTGRPRITAENMTYQRPRRFALSELAPGNTFYAQGYRHEITGLELMTGGRPDWHSWRVCPACGYVRTEHAANDRSPCPRCHSTQIADDGSCLFHVVEPVTVTSRDRREDARIRDDQDERDRRFYTVIDAVDFPEDAIARGSWRHVRQTFGVDYCRQAMIRRVNVGPARFDAPPRDTFAGHTVRLNPFHVCTGCGAATADGKPVFDHDTDALTSSAARHPKLKHHRPWCPLRRGRRGGVTQEPVLLAHQLRTEAIRVLLPAATADVDAKVHSFRAALRMGIDLHFGGDPQHLDTTIASMPDQASGERRWFLVVFDELPGGTGYLDRLTKPDAFKDTLARAYEALRSCPCAEEQRRACHRCLHRYTPEALQDVVSRRTAIAMIESLLFTAAGTDGWDTEEVTHTGLIGLDQQVESDLEARFLAALREWATVTDDVALDEDGHASGHLRFTSGADVVHWRLTAQQQVSGTRTDFTFTRVDGPTQSVKVYLEGYRYHATREHNRIATDAAQRTRLRADGHAVFQITWADIDLFEGRTTNADPVWPPYAGMAQEQAKTAYEQYGGQRVDLPRAVFANPIDTMIAYLRDPDAGRWARRANALVTGLLATPGTVPIIATGKRHVLAAALRAELARHGTDAGHEADGQHALVHLYRAHDPTGLPIIVALDTTEPDRLRWSALVVLDDAEAVLDTDAHKQRWRAWLYWTNITQFLPYSGGDGVQLAASRAGEFEVETLAICGGPGEIDTLSGHHRVSEAAAKPTVPAPTTVGADAMQPRRDTTWDEDILEILREEPDESADLLRLAEELAARGKRAPVFGYELGSGRWLADFGWADSDVKIAVVHHDATADSDEARRRDEAYIDAGWTVRTAGDWLAHLDELIARLPDTEGSTR; encoded by the coding sequence GTGAGACCGACGCTGCAGGCGCGGGCGCTGAAGGAGAGCCTGCTGCAGTATCTGTCGACCACGTATGCGTTGGCTGACGAGGGCGCACGGGAGGCCCTGCACCGCTTCCTCGGCGACGAGACGTCGGGCATGTTCCGCGGCCCGTACCTGCGGATCCGCACGCCGTTCACGCTCGCCGGACCGGGTTGGGAGCGGCATCTGCAGTGGCGGCGCGAGGGCTGGACGCCGTACGCCCACCAGGCGGCGGCGTTCGCCCGACTGACCTCCGCCAACGAGCACACACCGCAGCCGACGCTGATCACGACCGGCACGGGCTCTGGCAAGACCGAGTCGTTCCTCTACCCGGTGCTGGACCACTGCCGGCGGGAGCGCGCCGCCGGCAGGGCCGGCATCAAGGCGGTCCTGCTGTACCCGATGAACGCGTTGGCAACCGACCAGGCCCAGCGGATCAACGAGTTGCTCATCGGCAACCAGGACAAGCTCGGCCGCGTCTCGGCCGGGCTGTACATCGGCGATCGGGCGGCCCTGCGCTACGACCGGGTCCGTACCACGCGCTCGGATATGCAGCTCACGCCGCCCGACATTTTGATCACCAACTACAAGATGCTGGACCTGCTGCTGCAGCGCGACGACGACCGGCCGCTGTGGCACGACGCTGACATCCGGTACGTCGTGGTCGACGAGTTCCACACCTACGATGGCGCGCAGGGCACCGACGTAGCGATGCTACTGCGCCGCCTCGCGGCCGCAGTCGGGACGCCGGACGAACGGCGACCGCTCGGCGACATCTGCCCGGTGGCGACATCAGCCACGCTGGCGTCGGCCACCGACGAAGAGGCAATCGCACGTCTGCTTGCCGTGGCGACGGACGTCTTCGGCGCCGAGTTCACCCACGACTCGATCGTCGGGGAGGACCGGTTGTCGGTCGACGAGTTCATCCCAATGGACGACCTCCGTCAGGCGCTGCCGTTGCCGTCACCGGACGAGATCCTGGCGCTGCCCGATCCCGCCGCCAGCGACGACGCGCTGCTGGATCTCATCGAGGCGGTCACGGCAGTCCGGGATCCGGACCGGGCGCTGCTGGGTAGCAACCTGAAGCGGCACCTGTTCACCAGGGCCGTACTCATGGCGTTCAGCGGCGACCTTCGAATCAGCGCCGAGGTGCTCGACACGATGTGGAGGGCCGGCGCCTCCGGCTGGGCCGCTACGATCGCGCGGCAGCCGGAGAAGGCCGCCGAGGCGCTGGCGCGGTTCGTGGCGTTGCTCTCCCACGCCCGCGACCCAGACGCGAAGCCCGGCGAGGTGCGGCCGTTCGTTCACGTCGAGGTCCACCAGTGGGCCCGCGCGGTGACCCGCCTGCTGCGCGGCGTGCTGCCGTGGCCGCGTGCGGAGTTCCGCTGGGACGTCGCCGGCACCGACAACAGCGTGGCGCGGGGTGGAAACCCGGTCGTGCCGGCCACCACGGCCACGGCCGGTCAGTCCGCGAACCTGTTCCTTCCCGCGGTCTACTGCCGGTCGTGCGGCCGGTCGGGCTGGGCCGTGTTCTCGCCCGAGAGCGACGACGGCGATGTCCAGTTCGACACTTTCAAGATCCGTCGGGCGGCGGCCGGCCAGGACAAGGTACGTGTTCGGTACCTCATCGCCGGCACCGACCGGGAGGCGCGGGAAGGGTCAGGGCCGACGGTCATGCCGGTCAGCGCCCGTCGCGGCGTGAGCGGCTCGTCGGCAACGCAGGGTGTGGCCGGTACGTTGCTGGTGCTGGACGCCGTACGGCAGCGGCTGCGGCCGCCGGACCCGGCCGGCGACTACGACACTGTGACCGGGGAGCCCCGGCTGACGGCGCGGGACTCGGCGTTTGTGCTGGCGAACGTCGGCTCGACGGCGAACACTGCGGCGCGGGAGGACTGGTGTCCCGCCTGCGGGGAGCGCAACGCGATCCGGTTCCTCGGCACGGGCGCAGCCGCGGTGGCGGCGGCGGCGATCACGCAGCTGTTCACCGGTGGCGAGTTGGACAGGGAGGCGGGCGAGGCCAAGACGTTGATGTTCAACGACTCGGTGCAGGACGCCGCCCACCGGGCCGGGTTCGTGGCCAACCGCTCGTACACCTTCTCGTTGCGGGCTCTGCTCACCGCGCACCTGAACGAGCGCGGCGGCACGGCCCTGAATGATCTGATCGCCGACGTCGTCGCGGCCACCACGGATCCCGCGACGCTGGCGGCCGTCGTGCCGCCGGACTTGCATGGCCTACGCGGGGTTGACCGGCTGTTGTCCGGTCGTGGTCGGGGCGGTGACCTGGCGACCTGGAAGCTGGTCGGGCAGCGGCTGGCGTTTGAGACGCTGATGGAGTTCGGGTTCCGCTCCCGCAACGGTCGCACGCTGGAGTTGACCCGTACCGCCGCCGCGCACGTGCGCATCCCCGATCCGGCCGCCGCGGTCGCACTGGTCCGGGAGATCCACGCCGAGCTGGACCGCGACGGGCTGCCGGTGGTGGCCCAGGACGACACCCGCTACCTGGCCTTCCTGCGCGTCTTCCTGGAGCGGCTGCGCACGCGCGGTGCGGTCGCGCACACGTGGCTGGACCAGTACATCAACGAGGCGGGAACTAGCCGCTACTTCATCTGGGGGCGGCGGCCGGTCGGGATGCGGGCGTTCCCGAGCCGGGTCGCTGCCCCGGTGTTCCTGCTCGCCGCGCCGAAGGCGGGCAGTGAGTTCGACATCGCGGGCGGGCGGCTGTCTTGGTACGAGCGCTGGGCGGGTCGTTGCCTGGCGCTGCCGCGCGAGCTGGCGGGAGAGTTCTGGGGTCTGCTGCTGCCCAAGCTCACCTCGGCTGGTTTGCTGTCGGTGCGCACGCCCAACGACACCTCCGGGCGGGTCTACGGGTTGCGGCCCGGCAATGTCGAGGCGTTGCTGCTCGACGACAAGGAGGTGTCGCAGTCGTTCGTGCGCTGCCCGGTCTGCTCCTGGGAGCAGACCGTCCACCCGTCGCTGCTGGATCAGTGGCGTGACCAGCCGTGTCCGTCGTACCGGTGCCGCACCGGTCGTGTGGTCGCCGGGGACCGTCCGGACGGCCTGGGCCGCCACCACCGCGACCGGGACTACACACGGGACTACTACCGAGGGCTGTACCGCCGGGCGGGCACCTATCAGATCGTGACGGCCGAGCACACCGGCCTGCTCACCCGGCCGCAGAGGGAACGCGTCGAGGTGGCATTCAAACGCAACCTGGGCGACCGTGACGCCCGGTACAACGACCCCAACGTGCTGTCCTGCACGCCTACCCTGGAGATGGGCATCGACATCGGTGACCTCTCGGCGGTGGTGCTGGCGGCGCTGCCGCGCCGGCCCGCTAGCTACGCCCAGCAGACCGGCCGGGCCGGCCGCCGCACCGGCAACGCGTTCCTGCTGACCATTCCTGACCGTCGGCGGCGAGACCTGTACTTCTTGGACCGGCCCAGGGATCTCATGGCCGGCGCGATCGTGCCGCCCGGCTGTTACCTGTCGGCGGTGGAGATCCTCCGTCGCCAGTACGTCGCCCATCTGCTCGACCTGGCGGCCGCCGAGAAGCTGGTCCGCGCCGACGGGATCGTGCTGCGGCCGCTGCCGCGCCGGGCGCCCGCGCTGTTCGGCCCGTCCGGATACCTCGCCGACCTCGTCCAGGTCGCCACGACGCAGGGCGCAACGCTGGTCGAGGGCTTCCTCCGGCTGTTTCCCACCGGAATCAGTGAGCACGTCAAGGACGAGCTGAGGGCTTTCGCCACCCGCGGGCTGGCCTCCGCCGTCGAGGAGGCCGAGCGCGAGTGGCAGCGGATGGAAAAGCTCCTTCGCACCCGGCTGCGGGCAATTGACGAGGCGTACGCCGAACTGCACGACACGGACCCGGAGCAGGCGCGGGAGAAGGCCGAGTTGGACGCCGAGCGGCGCGTCGTGGGCAAGCGGCTGCTGCTGCGGGGCGACACGTCGGCTCAGGCCACACTGTGCGACCTCGGCCTGCTCCCGAACTACGCGCTGATCGACACGACCACCACGTTCTCGGCCACCGTGTACGGCGAGGACGGGGTCGTCGACCCCCGGACCGGACGTCCACGCATCACCGCCGAGAACATGACGTACCAACGTCCGCGCCGCTTCGCCCTGTCGGAGCTGGCCCCAGGTAACACGTTCTACGCCCAAGGCTACCGGCACGAGATCACCGGTCTGGAGCTGATGACCGGCGGGCGGCCGGACTGGCACAGCTGGCGTGTCTGCCCGGCGTGTGGATACGTGCGCACCGAGCACGCCGCCAACGACCGGTCACCGTGCCCTCGCTGCCACAGCACCCAGATCGCCGATGACGGCTCCTGCCTTTTCCACGTGGTGGAGCCCGTGACGGTGACGTCCCGCGACCGGCGGGAGGACGCGCGCATCCGTGACGACCAGGACGAGCGCGACCGCCGTTTCTACACCGTCATCGACGCGGTCGACTTTCCCGAGGACGCCATCGCTCGCGGGTCGTGGCGGCACGTCCGTCAGACCTTCGGCGTCGACTATTGCCGGCAGGCGATGATCCGCCGCGTCAACGTCGGGCCGGCCCGATTCGACGCCCCGCCCCGGGACACTTTCGCCGGGCACACCGTGCGGCTCAACCCGTTCCACGTGTGCACGGGATGCGGGGCGGCCACCGCCGACGGCAAGCCGGTCTTCGACCACGACACCGATGCGCTGACCTCCTCGGCGGCGCGTCACCCGAAGCTCAAGCACCACCGGCCCTGGTGCCCGCTGCGGCGCGGACGGCGCGGTGGTGTCACCCAGGAGCCGGTACTGCTGGCCCATCAGCTACGTACCGAGGCGATCCGTGTGCTGCTGCCGGCCGCGACAGCGGACGTCGACGCCAAGGTGCACTCCTTCCGGGCGGCCCTGCGGATGGGCATCGACCTGCACTTCGGTGGGGATCCCCAGCACCTCGACACCACTATCGCCTCCATGCCGGACCAGGCCAGCGGTGAACGCCGCTGGTTCCTGGTGGTGTTCGACGAATTGCCCGGCGGCACCGGCTACCTCGACCGGCTGACCAAGCCGGACGCCTTCAAGGACACCCTGGCTAGGGCATACGAGGCGCTGCGCAGCTGCCCGTGTGCTGAGGAACAGCGCCGGGCGTGCCACCGGTGCCTGCACCGCTACACACCCGAAGCGCTGCAGGACGTCGTGTCCCGGCGCACGGCTATAGCGATGATCGAATCGCTGCTGTTCACTGCCGCCGGCACCGACGGGTGGGACACCGAGGAAGTCACCCACACCGGGCTGATCGGACTGGACCAGCAGGTCGAGTCCGACCTGGAGGCGCGTTTCCTCGCGGCCCTGCGGGAGTGGGCCACGGTGACCGACGACGTCGCCCTCGATGAGGACGGGCACGCCAGCGGACATCTGCGATTCACGTCAGGCGCCGACGTCGTGCACTGGCGGCTCACCGCCCAGCAGCAGGTCAGCGGCACCCGCACCGACTTCACGTTCACCCGCGTGGACGGGCCGACGCAGAGTGTGAAGGTCTACCTGGAGGGCTACCGGTACCACGCCACCCGCGAACACAACCGCATCGCCACCGACGCCGCACAACGCACCCGCCTGCGCGCCGACGGCCACGCCGTCTTCCAGATCACCTGGGCCGACATCGACCTCTTCGAGGGCCGCACCACCAATGCAGATCCCGTCTGGCCGCCCTATGCCGGGATGGCACAGGAACAAGCCAAAACGGCCTACGAGCAGTACGGCGGGCAGCGGGTGGACCTACCCAGGGCGGTGTTCGCCAACCCGATCGACACCATGATCGCCTATCTGCGCGATCCCGACGCCGGCCGCTGGGCCCGCCGGGCGAACGCGCTGGTAACCGGGCTGCTCGCCACGCCTGGCACGGTCCCGATCATCGCTACCGGAAAGCGTCACGTGCTCGCCGCGGCGCTCCGCGCCGAACTGGCCCGACACGGAACGGACGCCGGCCACGAAGCGGACGGCCAGCACGCGTTGGTCCACCTCTACCGGGCGCACGACCCGACCGGCCTGCCGATCATCGTCGCGCTCGACACTACCGAACCCGACCGGCTGCGGTGGTCCGCGCTGGTGGTGCTCGACGACGCCGAGGCCGTGCTGGACACCGACGCGCACAAACAGCGCTGGCGAGCGTGGCTGTACTGGACCAACATCACCCAGTTCCTGCCTTACAGTGGCGGGGACGGTGTCCAGCTGGCGGCCAGCCGGGCCGGAGAGTTCGAGGTCGAGACGCTGGCCATCTGCGGCGGACCCGGCGAGATCGACACGTTAAGCGGGCACCACCGGGTGTCGGAGGCCGCAGCGAAGCCGACCGTACCGGCCCCGACCACCGTCGGCGCTGACGCCATGCAGCCGCGGCGCGACACGACCTGGGACGAGGACATCCTCGAGATCCTCCGTGAGGAGCCGGACGAATCGGCTGACCTGCTGCGCCTCGCCGAAGAGCTCGCCGCCCGGGGCAAGCGGGCACCGGTTTTCGGCTACGAGCTGGGCTCAGGCCGCTGGCTCGCGGATTTCGGCTGGGCCGACTCCGACGTCAAAATCGCTGTCGTGCACCACGACGCCACGGCCGACAGCGACGAGGCACGCCGCCGCGACGAGGCGTACATCGACGCAGGCTGGACGGTGCGCACGGCAGGGGACTGGCTGGCCCACCTCGACGAACTGATCGCCCGGCTGCCTGACACGGAAGGCTCCACCCGATGA
- a CDS encoding UvrD-helicase domain-containing protein, producing MTARLSLYRKAEQELYKLDRVVKAQFYDFCHIFRQNPEQPGLDLKKLKGDSRTYRAKINQSYRALLAPVGVDADGTQSWLVVAVRHRKDVYDELQVAVNRVTGEIEFVDLAVVGDSALRRAGITLTTAEPDIDPATKPTPEAPATPPARPLLAGYDADQLRELGVADQIVDLALAVTNDAELDELLEGAPPLSKDILYGLAAGMGIDAVREEITAPVQLDQEPDPADLAAAFARTKVTTVDKHVQAAIEEGDFRAWRVYLHPAQEKIIGRQYGGPTRVSGGPGTGKTVVALHRVKHLAEALPPGTDKPILVTTFTANLANDLRLRLASLIEPHLLTRVDVTHIDQLAARAVGENTTQRTRKRRINDHAAVTEMRQLLLELDEHRWDADFLVEEWEQVILGQAVQSRSDYFQVRRAGRGRALSRPERSQVWKLIEQLTARLNKLGVETWGQAAERAARYEMERAATIEARRTAGSSTNDGSSSGHLSYRYRHIVVDEAQDLRAAHWKMLRAMADPNLPDDIFIAGDTHQRIYNHQVSLGALGIHIRGRSARLTLSYRTTREILVRALLIADDKSISYDDLDDGTDTLAGYRSILHGPPPAFAGYGTWEDELAGLATTLAHWRAELSTSENGVSLDPGGHIAVCVTDHERVSQVMDYLTAKAGMTCAELTKDGPVGDGAIHVGTMHRFKGLEYQRLAIVGASEGVLPRAGAERYRKEDPVRYERELRKARSLLFVAATRARDALALSWHNAPSPLLAAVPVPSDRD from the coding sequence ATGACCGCACGGCTCAGCCTCTACCGCAAGGCCGAACAGGAGCTTTACAAGCTCGACCGTGTGGTGAAAGCGCAGTTCTACGACTTTTGCCACATCTTCCGGCAGAACCCGGAGCAACCCGGCCTCGACCTCAAGAAGCTCAAGGGCGACTCCAGGACCTACCGCGCGAAAATCAACCAGTCGTACCGGGCCCTACTCGCTCCCGTGGGCGTCGACGCCGACGGCACGCAGAGCTGGCTCGTCGTGGCCGTCCGGCATCGCAAGGACGTCTACGACGAACTTCAGGTCGCTGTCAACCGAGTCACCGGCGAGATTGAGTTCGTCGACCTCGCCGTCGTCGGCGACAGCGCCCTACGCCGTGCCGGCATCACGCTTACGACAGCCGAGCCGGACATCGACCCGGCGACGAAGCCGACCCCGGAGGCGCCAGCGACTCCGCCCGCGCGGCCGCTGCTGGCCGGCTACGACGCCGACCAACTCCGGGAACTCGGAGTCGCCGACCAGATCGTCGACCTGGCCCTCGCCGTGACCAACGACGCCGAGCTGGACGAGCTGCTCGAGGGCGCCCCGCCCCTGTCCAAGGACATTTTGTACGGCCTCGCGGCCGGGATGGGCATCGACGCGGTCCGCGAGGAGATCACCGCGCCTGTTCAGCTCGACCAGGAACCAGACCCGGCAGACCTGGCCGCCGCGTTCGCCCGTACCAAAGTCACCACCGTCGACAAGCACGTGCAAGCGGCGATCGAGGAGGGCGACTTCCGGGCCTGGCGGGTCTACCTTCACCCCGCGCAGGAAAAGATCATCGGACGGCAGTACGGCGGTCCCACCCGCGTTTCCGGCGGTCCCGGCACCGGCAAGACCGTCGTCGCACTACACCGGGTCAAGCACCTCGCCGAAGCGCTGCCGCCCGGCACCGACAAGCCCATCCTCGTGACGACCTTCACCGCCAACCTTGCCAACGACCTCCGACTCCGACTGGCATCCCTAATCGAGCCGCACCTGTTGACCCGGGTCGACGTCACGCACATCGACCAGCTGGCCGCCCGGGCCGTCGGCGAGAACACCACCCAGCGGACCCGCAAGCGACGCATCAACGACCACGCAGCCGTCACGGAGATGCGGCAACTGCTGCTCGAACTCGACGAACACCGCTGGGACGCAGACTTCCTTGTCGAAGAATGGGAGCAGGTGATCCTTGGCCAAGCGGTGCAGAGCCGCTCGGACTACTTCCAGGTGCGCCGGGCCGGCCGCGGTCGTGCCCTCTCCCGTCCCGAGCGCAGCCAGGTCTGGAAGCTGATCGAACAGCTCACTGCCCGACTGAACAAACTCGGCGTCGAGACCTGGGGCCAAGCCGCAGAGCGCGCCGCCCGGTACGAGATGGAGCGCGCCGCGACGATCGAGGCTCGCCGGACCGCCGGGTCATCGACCAACGACGGTTCCAGCTCCGGGCACCTCAGCTACCGATACCGGCACATCGTCGTCGATGAGGCGCAGGACCTACGGGCAGCGCACTGGAAGATGCTGCGCGCCATGGCAGATCCGAACCTGCCCGACGACATCTTCATCGCTGGGGACACCCACCAGCGGATCTACAATCACCAGGTCTCCCTCGGCGCCTTGGGCATCCACATCCGCGGACGGTCCGCCCGGCTGACCCTCAGCTACCGCACCACCCGGGAGATCCTCGTCCGCGCGCTGCTCATCGCCGACGACAAAAGCATCAGCTACGACGACCTCGACGACGGCACGGACACGCTAGCCGGCTACCGGTCGATCCTGCACGGCCCACCGCCAGCCTTCGCCGGCTACGGCACCTGGGAGGACGAACTAGCAGGGCTGGCCACCACGCTGGCGCACTGGCGAGCCGAACTGTCTACCAGCGAGAACGGCGTATCCCTGGACCCGGGCGGGCACATCGCGGTCTGCGTCACGGACCACGAGCGGGTCAGCCAGGTGATGGACTACCTGACCGCCAAGGCAGGCATGACCTGCGCCGAGCTGACCAAAGACGGCCCGGTGGGCGACGGCGCCATCCACGTCGGTACCATGCACCGCTTCAAGGGACTCGAGTACCAGCGGCTCGCGATCGTCGGCGCTAGCGAGGGCGTCCTCCCCCGCGCTGGCGCCGAGCGATACCGTAAGGAGGACCCGGTGCGGTACGAGCGCGAGTTGCGCAAAGCGCGGTCCCTGCTGTTCGTTGCCGCCACCCGCGCCCGTGACGCCCTCGCCCTAAGCTGGCACAACGCGCCGAGCCCGCTGCTTGCTGCGGTACCGGTACCGAGCGACCGGGACTGA